The following are encoded in a window of Telmatobacter sp. DSM 110680 genomic DNA:
- a CDS encoding TonB-dependent receptor gives MNFVRRALGVVLMTFLCGAAAWAQENAELKGTVTDPSGAVVPNATITITNTATGESKTATSNGAGLYDFSNLQHGTYNLKAEAKGFNTSQTNGIVMNVAATVAQNVTLAIGTGVQTVTVEADALHLQTETNEVSNLITGQQITQLATNGRNMVSLTTLGTGVSNNLPSFNGVTAQGSGFGLSFNGMRPDHNDWLIDGGEAYDRGSGGKFDLMPSPDALAEFQTLSSNYSPDYGIASGGTVTMVVKSGTKNYHGELWEFDRNDAFDAGSYFAKRNNSPTPELRLNIFGGNVGGPVFIPGIYPKDKSRTFFFVNEEWRRFVNGVNPSPTNTVPASDFPTAGSNLVYTPFAGGATPVVPVTSDPAKLAIYAQDGLTPGQPFPGNVIPANLLDPNAVLFMGTGNIPKPNTGTAADPQYIASPKQPTNVREDVVRIDHDINSKMHLMGHWMHDQMSQTIIPTMWSGDSYDTVGDVFQNPSWSSVIQLSHTITPNLLNEVALDVNGNTINISPLSAGGASYVEPAGWNAGSFFQNNNALNRLPQVSFGSPLGTTWTEIYWPWRNAFLDYQIRDDVSWNRGKHDLKFGFSYMRVDKNQQLQADTQGDYSFGSSDFSGDSYLNFLLGFADSYQQLQSLNTEHWLNNTYSFYGQDNWHIAPRLTLNIGLRWDFLPHVYEKNNYVSNFVPADYNPAAAPLLDASGAICTAVSAGCPAVSPDLVNYNGGTFYLNGLQLAGQNGFPRGIVQNDYKTLQPRVGFAWDVYGNGKTVLRAGGGMFYERIQGNDIYGAATNPPFAYHPSANAVYFSSPTTSAITGGTASTPTFPAGLQDLSYYYPDPATAQYSLGIQQQLAPAVVFVMQYVGSAGWNQSDERNINTLPIGDIVHRQQVAAGLANANLYRQFLGYSNITQIESATNQNYNSFQTSFRWQNRHNLTMQFSYTWSHEIDIQSGDLGSTNISGSGGTVSNPFNLRYDRGSGVLDRRHIFNANYDYKLPFWLHGGNFIEHGVLGGWELSGVTIAESGSPINVTYSPDTLGLGGGTTNRPDLVGNGRTGPKTVSQWFNTGAFAAPLAPWNGGTNQGFGTAGKDAVIGPGLFNWNLALFKSVPFTGRENPHLELRVETFNTFNHTEFNSVDTGYTDGNFGQVTSTFDPREFQFGGKIVF, from the coding sequence ATGAATTTCGTCAGGCGTGCACTCGGCGTAGTGCTAATGACGTTCCTGTGTGGCGCAGCCGCATGGGCGCAGGAGAACGCAGAACTTAAAGGCACCGTCACCGATCCATCCGGTGCCGTTGTTCCCAACGCAACCATCACCATCACCAATACTGCAACCGGTGAATCCAAAACTGCCACCAGCAATGGCGCCGGTCTCTACGACTTTTCCAATCTGCAACACGGCACCTACAACCTGAAAGCCGAAGCCAAGGGTTTTAATACCTCCCAGACCAATGGCATCGTGATGAACGTTGCCGCTACCGTGGCGCAGAATGTCACCCTTGCCATCGGCACCGGCGTGCAGACTGTCACCGTGGAGGCTGACGCTTTGCATTTGCAAACCGAAACTAACGAGGTCAGCAATCTCATTACCGGCCAGCAGATCACCCAGCTGGCGACCAATGGCCGCAACATGGTGTCGCTCACCACCCTCGGCACTGGTGTCTCCAACAATCTACCTTCATTTAACGGAGTTACCGCGCAAGGCAGCGGATTCGGGCTTAGCTTCAACGGCATGCGTCCCGACCACAACGACTGGCTCATCGACGGCGGCGAAGCCTACGATCGCGGAAGCGGTGGCAAGTTTGATCTGATGCCATCGCCTGATGCGCTGGCGGAGTTCCAGACCCTGAGCAGCAACTACAGCCCCGATTATGGTATCGCCTCCGGAGGCACCGTAACCATGGTGGTGAAATCCGGCACCAAGAACTACCACGGCGAATTATGGGAGTTCGATCGCAACGATGCCTTCGACGCCGGAAGCTATTTCGCCAAGCGCAACAATAGTCCTACTCCGGAATTGCGCCTGAACATTTTTGGCGGCAACGTCGGCGGTCCCGTCTTCATCCCCGGCATCTACCCCAAGGACAAAAGCAGAACCTTCTTCTTCGTGAATGAGGAATGGCGCCGCTTCGTCAATGGCGTCAACCCCAGTCCTACGAACACGGTTCCAGCGTCGGATTTTCCAACTGCAGGTTCTAACCTCGTTTACACGCCTTTCGCGGGTGGAGCTACGCCTGTAGTACCGGTCACCAGCGATCCCGCGAAGTTGGCCATCTATGCGCAGGATGGCTTGACGCCTGGCCAGCCGTTCCCCGGAAACGTGATCCCAGCCAACCTGCTTGACCCAAACGCTGTTCTCTTCATGGGCACTGGCAACATCCCCAAGCCCAATACTGGAACGGCCGCCGACCCGCAATACATTGCGTCTCCCAAGCAGCCCACCAACGTTCGCGAGGACGTCGTCCGCATCGATCATGACATCAACTCGAAAATGCACCTGATGGGCCACTGGATGCACGATCAGATGTCGCAGACCATCATCCCGACCATGTGGAGCGGCGACAGCTACGACACCGTCGGCGACGTCTTCCAGAATCCATCCTGGTCGTCCGTCATTCAGCTCTCCCACACCATCACGCCCAACCTGCTCAATGAGGTCGCCCTTGACGTGAATGGCAACACCATCAACATCAGCCCACTTTCCGCCGGCGGCGCTTCTTATGTTGAGCCGGCCGGTTGGAACGCAGGTAGTTTCTTCCAGAACAACAACGCTCTCAACCGTCTGCCGCAGGTAAGCTTTGGCAGTCCACTCGGAACCACATGGACTGAAATCTACTGGCCATGGCGAAACGCCTTCCTCGATTACCAGATTCGCGATGACGTTTCATGGAACAGGGGAAAGCACGACCTCAAGTTTGGCTTTTCCTACATGCGCGTCGACAAGAATCAGCAGCTGCAGGCAGACACCCAGGGCGATTATTCCTTCGGTAGTTCCGATTTCTCTGGAGATTCATACCTCAATTTCCTGCTCGGATTTGCAGACAGCTATCAGCAGTTGCAAAGCCTGAACACTGAACACTGGCTCAATAACACCTACTCCTTCTACGGGCAGGACAACTGGCACATTGCTCCCCGTCTCACTCTGAACATCGGTCTGCGCTGGGACTTCCTTCCTCACGTGTACGAGAAGAACAACTATGTCTCGAACTTCGTCCCTGCCGACTATAACCCTGCCGCAGCGCCGCTCCTGGATGCGTCGGGAGCAATTTGCACGGCAGTTTCAGCTGGCTGTCCGGCGGTCAGTCCCGACCTGGTCAACTACAACGGCGGAACCTTCTACCTGAATGGCTTGCAACTCGCCGGTCAGAATGGATTCCCGCGCGGTATCGTGCAGAACGACTACAAGACCTTACAGCCTCGCGTAGGTTTTGCATGGGACGTATATGGGAACGGCAAAACCGTGCTCCGCGCAGGCGGTGGCATGTTCTACGAGCGTATTCAGGGCAACGATATCTACGGCGCTGCCACAAACCCGCCGTTCGCTTACCACCCGTCAGCGAACGCGGTTTACTTCTCCAGCCCCACGACCAGCGCGATCACCGGAGGAACCGCGTCCACGCCAACCTTCCCGGCCGGCTTGCAGGATCTCAGCTACTACTATCCCGATCCGGCAACCGCGCAATACAGCCTGGGCATCCAGCAACAGTTGGCGCCTGCAGTTGTATTCGTGATGCAGTACGTTGGTTCAGCCGGATGGAACCAGTCGGACGAGCGTAATATCAACACGCTTCCGATAGGGGACATCGTCCATCGGCAGCAGGTGGCCGCTGGTCTGGCGAATGCGAACCTCTATCGCCAGTTCCTTGGCTATTCCAACATCACCCAGATTGAAAGCGCAACCAACCAGAACTACAACTCATTCCAAACCAGCTTCCGCTGGCAGAACCGCCACAACCTCACCATGCAGTTCTCTTACACATGGTCGCATGAGATCGACATCCAAAGTGGCGACCTCGGATCCACCAATATCTCCGGATCAGGCGGAACTGTTTCCAACCCATTCAATCTCAGATATGACCGCGGCTCCGGCGTGCTCGATCGCCGTCATATCTTCAACGCAAACTACGATTACAAATTGCCGTTCTGGCTCCACGGTGGAAACTTCATCGAGCACGGTGTGCTTGGCGGATGGGAGCTTTCCGGTGTCACCATTGCAGAATCAGGATCACCCATCAACGTCACTTACTCACCCGATACCCTCGGTCTCGGCGGTGGCACAACCAACCGGCCTGATCTGGTTGGAAACGGGCGCACAGGACCGAAGACCGTATCTCAGTGGTTCAACACCGGTGCGTTCGCCGCTCCACTCGCTCCCTGGAATGGAGGCACAAACCAGGGCTTTGGCACTGCCGGCAAGGACGCCGTCATCGGGCCGGGCCTATTCAACTGGAACCTCGCCTTGTTCAAGAGCGTTCCTTTCACCGGAAGAGAAAATCCACACCTTGAACTCCGCGTAGAAACCTTTAACACCTTCAACCACACCGAATTCAACAGCGTGGACACAGGCTATACCGACGGCAACTTTGGACAGGTAACCAGCACATTCGATCCCCGCGAATTCCAATTCGGCGGTAAGATCGTTTTCTAA
- the queE gene encoding 7-carboxy-7-deazaguanine synthase, with product MSYAVKEIFYTLQGEGAQAGRAAVFCRFAGCNLWSGRESDRASAICQFCDTQFVGVDGEGGGKFEIAEDLAEAIVAKWPGRGTDGTRFVVCTGGEPLLQLDRVLIDALHERDFEVAVETNGTVEAPAGIDWICVSPKAGAPLVQKTGDELKLVFPQLNAQPPEFEVLEFRNFFLQPMDGPERIANTELAVRYCLEHPKWRLSLQTHKIVGIP from the coding sequence ATGAGCTATGCGGTGAAAGAGATTTTTTATACGCTGCAAGGCGAGGGCGCTCAGGCGGGGCGGGCAGCGGTATTTTGCCGATTTGCGGGATGCAATTTGTGGTCGGGGCGTGAGAGCGATCGAGCGTCGGCGATCTGCCAGTTTTGCGATACGCAGTTTGTGGGCGTGGACGGTGAAGGCGGAGGCAAATTTGAAATTGCGGAAGATCTGGCTGAGGCGATTGTCGCGAAATGGCCTGGTCGTGGAACGGACGGAACTCGGTTCGTGGTGTGCACTGGGGGCGAGCCATTACTGCAATTGGACCGGGTGCTGATCGATGCCCTGCATGAGCGCGATTTTGAAGTTGCGGTAGAAACCAATGGGACAGTGGAAGCGCCGGCGGGGATTGACTGGATATGTGTGAGTCCCAAAGCGGGTGCGCCGCTGGTGCAGAAGACCGGCGATGAGTTGAAGCTGGTGTTTCCGCAATTAAATGCTCAGCCGCCGGAGTTTGAGGTACTGGAGTTTCGCAATTTCTTTCTGCAGCCGATGGATGGGCCGGAGCGGATAGCGAATACCGAGCTGGCAGTGCGATATTGCCTCGAGCATCCAAAGTGGAGGCTCAGTTTGCAAACGCACAAGATCGTGGGGATTCCGTAA
- the queC gene encoding 7-cyano-7-deazaguanine synthase QueC codes for MSSRKNNPEPKKPAVVLLSGGLDSATVAAIAASEGFEVNALSFAYGQRHSFELEAAKRLARGLGLAQHRIATIDLRVFGGSALTDDIDVPKGRDSAEIEHGIPVTYVPARNTIFLSFALAWAEVLGASDVFIGVNALDYSGYPDCRPEFIRAFETMANLATKAGVEERQKLIIHSPLMQLTKAQIIRKGLELGVDYALTSSCYDPAPDGKPCGQCDSCFLRRKGFRENGIDDPLPYPDAVRR; via the coding sequence ATTTCAAGCAGAAAAAATAATCCTGAACCGAAAAAGCCAGCGGTCGTGCTACTCAGTGGTGGCCTTGACTCGGCCACCGTTGCGGCGATTGCGGCGAGTGAAGGCTTTGAAGTAAACGCACTTTCGTTCGCATATGGGCAGCGCCACAGCTTTGAGTTGGAAGCAGCAAAGCGGCTAGCGCGCGGGTTAGGCCTTGCACAACATAGGATTGCGACCATCGATCTGCGCGTGTTTGGCGGGTCGGCACTGACAGACGATATCGATGTGCCGAAGGGGCGCGACAGCGCGGAAATCGAGCATGGCATACCCGTGACCTATGTACCGGCGCGGAACACAATCTTTCTCTCGTTTGCGCTGGCGTGGGCGGAGGTATTAGGCGCGAGCGACGTGTTTATCGGCGTGAATGCACTGGATTACAGCGGATATCCAGACTGCCGGCCGGAGTTCATTCGTGCCTTTGAAACGATGGCGAACCTCGCCACAAAAGCCGGAGTGGAAGAGCGACAGAAACTTATAATCCACAGCCCACTCATGCAACTTACGAAAGCGCAGATTATTCGAAAAGGATTGGAACTCGGAGTGGATTACGCATTGACGAGCAGTTGTTACGATCCTGCGCCGGATGGCAAGCCGTGCGGACAATGCGACTCTTGTTTCCTGAGGCGAAAAGGATTTCGCGAAAACGGGATTGACGATCCCCTGCCCTATCCCGATGCGGTGCGGCGATGA
- a CDS encoding tetratricopeptide repeat protein, translating into MRSQSIPALPLLFALASLFVTPWMLNAQPSGGVTGDPTDPVISSRAANSLPSNLASGTTGSDRSLPQPGDSATIATTQVKLSLKALNDLLEEYRKTGDRPSEAHTLGAIASSYNALHQQQKAVQLFQAELNLWCALDDKKNEATTLAHLGDVYREWGFPDQAIHFYREALKTDPDPGGKLEQAAIFNNLGLAYFALRDKKKCLEYLDQSLAIYRAAQNPLGQARALTNLGSTYGFLINDPHKAIDYFQEAVTRLELLNDRSTEANALELMGGVWLKLQMQDMAVESYHRALFLFERIGDAQGEASVRKQLSAVGDNDSIASAR; encoded by the coding sequence ATGCGTAGCCAGAGTATCCCCGCTCTGCCTTTATTGTTTGCGCTCGCTTCATTGTTCGTCACACCCTGGATGCTTAACGCACAGCCATCCGGCGGTGTTACTGGTGACCCCACCGATCCAGTTATCTCCTCACGTGCAGCCAACAGTTTGCCGTCGAACCTCGCTTCAGGAACGACCGGCAGCGACCGCTCACTCCCGCAACCTGGAGATTCAGCAACGATCGCAACCACGCAGGTCAAGTTGTCGCTCAAAGCTCTCAACGATCTGCTCGAGGAATATCGGAAAACGGGAGATCGTCCGTCAGAAGCGCATACACTCGGCGCCATTGCCAGTTCATACAACGCGCTCCACCAGCAACAGAAGGCAGTCCAACTATTTCAGGCAGAACTTAATCTGTGGTGCGCACTCGATGACAAGAAGAACGAAGCTACAACTCTCGCACATCTCGGGGATGTCTATCGCGAATGGGGATTCCCCGATCAAGCGATTCACTTCTACCGCGAGGCCCTCAAAACCGATCCTGACCCAGGCGGCAAGCTTGAGCAAGCGGCTATCTTCAACAACCTGGGTTTGGCCTATTTCGCGCTCCGCGACAAGAAAAAATGCCTTGAATATCTAGATCAATCGCTCGCGATATATCGCGCAGCGCAGAATCCTCTGGGGCAAGCACGTGCCCTTACCAACCTGGGTTCGACCTACGGGTTCCTGATCAACGACCCACATAAGGCAATCGACTATTTTCAAGAAGCAGTCACAAGACTAGAGTTACTCAATGACCGATCGACTGAAGCAAACGCGCTCGAATTGATGGGCGGAGTATGGCTCAAACTGCAAATGCAGGATATGGCTGTGGAGAGCTACCACCGCGCTCTCTTCCTTTTCGAACGCATAGGCGATGCACAAGGAGAAGCCTCCGTACGTAAACAATTAAGTGCTGTAGGGGATAACGATTCAATTGCCTCCGCACGCTGA
- the hpnA gene encoding hopanoid-associated sugar epimerase — translation MKVFLTGATGFVGHHVAKALVAQGADLRLLVRKSSNLSNLDGIPGDTVVGDLSKPDSYAPALAGCDAVLHVAADYRLWVRDPDEMYRANVDGTRDLLKLAREARVGRVVYTSSVATMAFRKDGIVVNEDTPVTIDDMVGHYKRSKFLAEQQAIAAAQDGQQVIILNPTTPIGPNDAKPTPTGRIFVDFLNRKFPAYVDTGLNLVDVNEIARTHVAALSVGKPGRRYILGGENLTLKQILDKMSAITGIPSPTTKIPFAIAAAYAFFEETITGKIRGKEPRATLEEVRMGRKKMFASSARAQQELGFRIIPVYPAMRAAIEWFRANGYAP, via the coding sequence ATGAAAGTCTTTCTCACAGGCGCCACCGGATTCGTAGGCCATCACGTTGCCAAAGCTCTCGTCGCTCAGGGAGCTGATCTCCGCCTCCTCGTTCGCAAGTCCAGCAATCTGTCCAACCTCGATGGCATTCCCGGCGATACCGTGGTTGGCGATCTCTCCAAGCCGGACTCGTATGCCCCCGCGCTTGCCGGATGCGACGCCGTCCTCCACGTTGCCGCGGACTACCGCCTGTGGGTCCGGGACCCGGACGAAATGTACCGCGCCAACGTAGACGGTACCCGCGATCTGCTTAAACTCGCCCGCGAAGCCCGCGTCGGCCGCGTTGTCTACACCTCATCCGTGGCCACCATGGCCTTCCGCAAAGATGGCATCGTCGTCAACGAAGACACGCCCGTCACAATCGACGATATGGTTGGTCACTACAAGCGGTCGAAATTTCTAGCCGAACAGCAGGCAATCGCCGCCGCACAGGACGGTCAGCAGGTCATTATTCTTAACCCCACCACGCCCATCGGTCCCAACGATGCCAAGCCCACGCCTACTGGCCGAATCTTCGTCGACTTTCTGAATAGAAAATTCCCCGCGTATGTCGACACCGGCCTCAACCTCGTCGACGTCAATGAAATCGCGCGAACCCACGTTGCTGCTCTGTCAGTCGGAAAGCCCGGTCGCCGCTACATCCTCGGTGGCGAGAACCTCACCCTCAAGCAGATCCTCGACAAGATGTCCGCCATTACCGGTATCCCCTCGCCGACGACGAAAATCCCCTTCGCCATCGCCGCCGCCTACGCCTTTTTCGAGGAGACGATTACCGGAAAAATTCGTGGCAAAGAACCCCGTGCAACATTGGAGGAAGTGCGGATGGGCCGCAAAAAGATGTTTGCCTCCTCAGCTCGCGCCCAGCAGGAATTAGGCTTCCGCATCATCCCCGTCTACCCCGCCATGCGCGCCGCCATTGAATGGTTCCGTGCCAACGGCTACGCCCCATGA
- a CDS encoding zinc-dependent dehydrogenase translates to MATQTTNAASNIATRIPTTMRAVVYRGINDMRVETVPVPAVGPGELLVKVATCGICGTDLKKIHTGSHSAPRIFGHEMSGTVVAVGKGVTRYQGGERVVVHHHVPCGECFYCRKGTPAQCPLYKKVGVTAGFEPSGGGFAEYIRVMDWVASSCGVVPIPDDVPFEQAAFVEPVNTVLKGVKMLNLHADDTVLVIGQGPIGLMHAVLAGRTGARVLTSDLYPERHAIAAKFGLKNPIHAGSENVVERVLAETEGRGADAVILAVGGNALIKTAMDAARCGGKVMLFAQTQRGEATFDPGVVCMDEKTLMGSYSSSFDILNEVTDLVFAGYRNGFDLTQLISHRFPLEQAVPAIDVASHPKADSMKIMIEPVSGTGAK, encoded by the coding sequence ATGGCTACCCAAACTACCAACGCCGCCAGCAACATCGCCACCCGGATCCCCACAACTATGCGCGCCGTAGTCTATCGCGGCATCAACGACATGCGTGTCGAGACCGTCCCGGTGCCCGCCGTCGGCCCCGGCGAACTCCTCGTCAAGGTTGCTACCTGCGGCATCTGCGGAACGGACCTTAAGAAAATTCATACCGGTTCCCATTCCGCACCTCGCATTTTCGGTCACGAAATGTCCGGCACCGTGGTCGCCGTCGGCAAGGGCGTAACCCGCTACCAGGGCGGCGAACGCGTAGTCGTCCACCATCACGTTCCCTGCGGTGAGTGTTTCTATTGCCGTAAAGGTACCCCCGCCCAATGCCCGCTGTATAAAAAGGTCGGCGTTACGGCCGGTTTCGAACCGTCCGGCGGCGGGTTCGCGGAGTATATTCGCGTGATGGATTGGGTCGCCTCAAGCTGCGGCGTGGTTCCCATTCCCGACGACGTTCCCTTCGAACAGGCCGCCTTCGTTGAGCCCGTCAACACCGTGCTCAAGGGTGTAAAGATGCTCAACCTGCACGCAGACGACACCGTTCTCGTAATCGGCCAGGGCCCCATCGGCCTCATGCACGCCGTTCTCGCCGGCCGCACCGGCGCCCGTGTGCTCACATCCGATCTCTATCCCGAACGCCATGCCATCGCCGCCAAATTTGGACTGAAGAATCCTATTCATGCGGGCAGCGAAAATGTCGTTGAACGCGTCCTTGCAGAGACTGAAGGCCGCGGAGCCGATGCCGTTATCCTCGCCGTCGGCGGCAACGCTCTTATCAAGACCGCTATGGATGCGGCACGCTGCGGAGGAAAGGTGATGCTTTTTGCCCAAACCCAACGCGGAGAAGCAACTTTTGATCCCGGCGTGGTTTGTATGGACGAGAAGACCCTCATGGGGTCCTACTCGTCTTCCTTCGACATTCTCAATGAAGTTACAGACTTGGTCTTCGCCGGTTACCGCAACGGATTTGACCTGACGCAACTCATCTCGCATCGTTTTCCGCTTGAGCAAGCTGTACCGGCAATCGATGTCGCATCGCACCCCAAAGCTGACTCGATGAAGATTATGATTGAGCCCGTCTCCGGTACAGGAGCAAAGTAA
- a CDS encoding zinc-binding dehydrogenase, with the protein MPNPVKPGRPTVEDVLQVGKSTVGDVLQIGRNTVEEVLHVGRSTVEEVIQVGRNTLESARQLRQATMQAAVLHGRQDIRIEDVPVPRAEAGELIVRVGAALTCGTDLKVFRRGYHARMIVPPALFGHELAGTVVEAGAGVEGFPNGSRVVALNSAPCGQCYFCKRGQENLCDDLLFNNGAYAEFIRIPARIVAKNTLIVPDHVPLEHAALTEPLACAVHGFLDSNPHPEDTVAVIGGGPLGLMMVHVAALSGCNVISIVKHDGQVEAARQLGAAHIIKSSSIQKAIRETRALTPNNRGVDIAIEAVGVPEAWEEAVEMVRKGGTVNFFGGCAVGTRVTLDTNRIHYSDITLRATFHHTPAICRKALELIAGGRFQASAFITGHAHLYELNRVFEKLMNRSSEIKTAIVP; encoded by the coding sequence ATGCCAAACCCGGTTAAACCCGGTCGCCCGACAGTCGAGGACGTACTCCAGGTCGGCAAAAGTACCGTCGGGGATGTGCTCCAGATCGGCCGTAACACCGTGGAGGAAGTTCTCCACGTTGGCCGCAGCACGGTCGAAGAGGTCATCCAGGTTGGCCGCAATACCCTCGAGTCCGCGCGCCAGCTTCGCCAGGCAACCATGCAGGCCGCAGTACTCCACGGCCGCCAGGACATTCGCATTGAAGATGTGCCTGTGCCTCGCGCAGAAGCCGGCGAACTCATCGTACGCGTCGGCGCCGCACTTACTTGCGGAACCGACCTCAAAGTCTTTCGTCGCGGGTACCATGCCCGCATGATCGTCCCGCCCGCTCTCTTCGGCCACGAGCTCGCCGGAACCGTCGTCGAGGCTGGAGCGGGAGTCGAAGGCTTCCCCAACGGCAGTCGTGTCGTCGCTCTCAACTCCGCTCCCTGCGGCCAGTGCTACTTCTGCAAGCGCGGGCAGGAGAATCTCTGCGACGACCTGCTCTTCAACAATGGCGCCTACGCCGAGTTCATCCGGATTCCTGCACGCATCGTTGCCAAAAACACGCTCATTGTTCCTGACCATGTTCCGCTTGAGCACGCGGCTCTCACTGAACCTCTCGCTTGCGCCGTTCATGGCTTTCTCGATTCCAACCCGCATCCTGAAGACACGGTCGCAGTAATCGGCGGAGGCCCGTTAGGCCTGATGATGGTCCACGTAGCCGCCCTCTCCGGCTGCAACGTTATCTCGATCGTCAAACACGATGGCCAGGTAGAAGCAGCGAGACAGTTGGGAGCAGCGCACATCATCAAGTCTTCGTCGATTCAGAAAGCGATCCGCGAGACTCGAGCACTCACGCCAAATAATCGTGGCGTCGACATCGCCATTGAAGCCGTCGGTGTTCCTGAAGCATGGGAGGAAGCCGTTGAAATGGTGCGCAAGGGTGGCACCGTGAACTTTTTTGGTGGATGCGCGGTAGGAACACGTGTCACGCTCGATACCAACCGCATCCACTACAGCGACATCACACTACGCGCGACGTTCCACCACACCCCGGCCATCTGCCGCAAAGCCCTTGAACTGATTGCCGGTGGTCGTTTCCAGGCAAGCGCCTTCATCACCGGCCACGCTCACCTCTACGAACTCAATCGCGTGTTTGAGAAGCTGATGAACCGCAGCAGCGAAATCAAAACCGCCATCGTTCCATAA
- the hpnC gene encoding squalene synthase HpnC, with translation MEFSQQTAEGESEQESLLALGWSALPASYRIPDKTPTLAEARAWCKNLAETHYENFHVASWFLPEALRPHFHAIYAYCRVSDDLGDEVGNTAQSLALLDLWGRELDACYEGRARHPVFVALAETIRACNIPKQPFADLLTAFRQDQIVTRYANMGEVLQYCRYSANPVGRLVLYTCGYTDEERFRLSDATCSALQLANFWQDVRVDFAKNRVYIPQDDMQRFGVTDATIQQGIATPEFRLLLKHEVEYARSLFHQGLPLINMVNRDLALDLDLFSRGGLEILNAIERQDYDVLSARPAISKRTKLGLVLRALSGKFVPFLRSGPKGKAARPQ, from the coding sequence GTGGAGTTTTCGCAACAAACTGCCGAAGGAGAATCAGAACAGGAATCCCTCCTCGCCCTCGGATGGTCCGCCCTCCCAGCCAGCTACCGCATTCCCGACAAAACCCCCACCCTCGCAGAAGCGCGCGCCTGGTGCAAGAACCTCGCCGAAACCCACTACGAGAACTTCCACGTAGCCTCATGGTTCCTGCCGGAAGCCCTGCGCCCGCACTTCCACGCCATCTACGCCTACTGCCGCGTCTCCGATGACCTCGGCGACGAAGTTGGCAACACCGCCCAATCTCTCGCTCTCCTCGACCTCTGGGGACGCGAACTCGATGCCTGCTATGAAGGCCGTGCGCGTCACCCCGTCTTCGTCGCCTTAGCCGAGACGATCCGCGCCTGCAACATCCCCAAACAGCCCTTCGCCGATCTGCTCACCGCGTTCCGCCAAGACCAGATCGTCACGCGCTACGCCAACATGGGGGAGGTCTTGCAGTACTGCCGCTACTCCGCCAACCCCGTTGGCCGTCTAGTCCTCTACACTTGCGGCTACACCGACGAAGAGCGCTTCCGTCTTTCTGACGCAACCTGTTCAGCCCTGCAGCTTGCCAACTTCTGGCAGGACGTCCGTGTGGACTTCGCCAAGAATCGCGTCTACATTCCTCAAGATGATATGCAACGTTTCGGCGTGACAGACGCGACCATCCAGCAGGGAATCGCGACCCCCGAATTCCGCTTGCTCCTCAAGCACGAAGTTGAATATGCGCGCAGCCTCTTTCACCAGGGCCTGCCTCTCATCAACATGGTCAATCGCGATCTCGCTCTCGACCTCGATCTCTTCAGCCGCGGCGGCCTAGAAATCCTCAACGCCATCGAGCGCCAGGACTATGATGTCCTCAGCGCCAGGCCAGCCATTTCCAAACGGACGAAATTAGGCTTGGTACTCCGCGCCTTGAGCGGAAAATTTGTACCGTTCCTGCGTTCGGGACCCAAAGGGAAAGCGGCCAGACCCCAGTGA